CGGGTAAGTTCCGACCTGCACGAATGGCGTAACGATTTCCGCGCTGTCTCAACCAGTGGCTCAGCGAAATTGAATTCTCGGTGAAGATGCCGAGTACCCGCAGAAAGACGGAAAGACCCCGTGCACCTTTACTACAGTTTGACAGTGACATTCGGAATAGCTTGTGTAGGATAGGTGGGAGACTTTGAAGCTGGCACGCCAGTGTCGGTGGAGTCAACCTTGAAATACCACCCTGGTTGTTTTGGGTGTCTAACCCAGGCCCGTCATCCGGGTCGGGGACACTGTCTGATGGGTAGTTTGACTGGGGCGGTCGCCTCCCAAAGAGTAACGGAGGCGCGCGATGGTTCCCTCAGGCTGATTGGAAACCAGCCGTAGAGTGTAAAGGCATAAGGGAGCTTGACTGCGAGACCAACAAGTCGAGCAGGTACGAAAGTAGGTCTTAGTGATCCGGCGGTTCTGTATGGAAGGGCCGTCGCTCAACGGATAAAAGGTACGCCGGGGATAACAGGCTGATCTCCCCCAAGAGTTCACATCGACGGGGAGGTTTGGCACCTCGATGTCGGCTCATCGCATCCTGGGGCTGAAGTAGGTCCCAAGGGTTTGGCTGTTCGCCAATTAAAGCGGTACGCGAGCTGGGTTTAAAACGTCGTGAGACAGTTTGGTCCCTATCTTCTGTGGGCGCAGGATACTTGAGAAGAGCTGTCCTTAGTACGAGAGGACCGGGATGGACGTACCTCTAGTGTTCCAGTTGTCACGCCAGTGGCATTCGCTGGGTAGCTATGTACGGAAAGGATAACCGCTGAAAGCATCTAAGCGGGAAGCCTCCTTCAAGATTAGGTATCCCTGGGTGTAACAACCCCTAAAGGCCCGTTGTAGACCACAACGTTGATAGGCTGGGTGTGTAAGCAGAGCAATCTGTTTAGCTGACCAGTACTAATCGGCCGTGAGGCTTGACCATAAAAATTAACTTCAAAAGGGGGGTGGCAACCCCACCCCCTAATATTAATCAATCTCTACTACTACAAATCAAATATATGCGATTGCCGAGATAAATAAACGGCAGTGAATAGTGATTAGTGAGCAGTGATGGGCAAACGTTTTTGCCAATCACCAATCACCAACCACCAATCACCGCCACAAGAGTTTCTCGGTGGCTATGCCGAGAGGGTCACACCCGTTCCCATCCCGAACACGGAAGTTAAGCCTCTCAGGGCCGATGGTACTGCACGGGTAGCTGTGTGGGAGAGTAGGTCGCCGCCGGGATTTAATTTGAAAAGCCTCAACTGTTCATTCAGTTGGGGCTTTTTTAGTTCTGGATTTTTTCTACCCATACCTTGCTTTCTTTCCTCGCCCTCACCTGTCTCCACTCCCTCTTATCCCGTTATCGCAATAACTTCCTCATATGTCCACAAGACCCATATTCGTTTGTCTTCTGTGCTGCTGCTAGCACCTGAATTCATATATCGGCTAAATCAAAGGGATATCAGGTGCACAGCACATGAGATACAGGGATCGTAAGCTCGTACCAACATCTCTAGCTTAAATTTCATTTCCTGCTCTCCTGCCCCTTCCGTGGCTCTTGCTAAAAAGAGAAGGTCCTGCTCGATGGCAGCTTGGTTTATGGCTGTGGGGGTTATGATGTCTGCGCCAACGCAATATCCCCTACTATTGAAACTGTAACTGTGGATGAGTACCCCTCTGGGTGCTTCAGTAATGGCTGTTCCTTCGCCCTTGGGTGATAGTATGCCGTCAGTCGCTGAATGCCCGTGCCCAGTTTGCAGAAGAGAATCAATTATTTCCATGGCAGACTCTACGGCAAAAACTAACTCGATTGCTTGGGCAAGGTTATTTTGCCACATGTCTCCATTAACAAGCTTTTTCTTTGCCTGGTCAAAGGCTTTTCCTGCCGCTTCTGTTAACCGTATGTTCATGTTCAGTCGGGAAAGGGCACCTACGGCAATATTTGTATCATCAAAATGGCTGAACTTGCCATTGGAATGATCATTTACGCTCTCTTTCAATGCAGATCTATAATCGGAACCTTTAACCGCTATTCCGGTGCTTGTGGTCAGCATGTCTCCGAAAAGTGGTGGCGCATTTTCATCTTTCACTGCCAGATAGACGGGAGGTGGCAGAGGTGGTCCCGGCGTTGCGAATGATGAAAAGAGTTCGACGGTGCGGATAGTATCGGAAAGTATTGATTTAAGGCTTTGCTGTAGACGGAGGAGGTCATTGCTGGCAATATGCTGCCCCATACCGCCGATCTTCACATTGATCGGATGAATCAGGCGGCCGCCAATAGTCTCCTGAATATCATTACCCACCGCTTTTATCCGCAGACCGAGCTTTAACAGGTCAGGTGCCAGTTTTGCCAGGTCTGCAAAACCCGCAGCATTGAAATGATCCGGCAGAGCAAGGCAGAATAAATGAAGAGCATGACTCTGGATGTGCCCTCCCAGGACAATAAGCTGGCGGTAAAGATAGGTTTCACTCGATACAATGATGCCGAAAGCTTTTTCCACGGCCATCAGAGCTGTGACACGGTGGATCGTTGAACAAAGAGAACAGATGCGACAGATGATATCAGGAATTTCCCGGAAATGCTTTCCCCGCAGGAGCACCTCGAATAGCCGCGGTGGTTCTACCAGGGCCAGTTCAACACGGTCCACATGGCTGCCATCCATAAAGACACGGACTACGCCGTGTCCTTCCACTCTGGTCAGCGGTTTTATTTCAATAATATTACTCATTGTTCCACTCCGGATAAAAGCGGCGCATCCTGCTCATGATCTCCTCTTTGCTGAAATCTTTTTCCAGAAGCAGAGCTAGTTCTGCGGCGACGTTCGCCTCGACGACCGGCCCTCTGCATCCTTCACAGGCAATGGAAACAGCGGGACAGCGGGCATTGCATCCAGACTGAATCAGCGGGCCCAGGCACAGTTCGTCTTTTTCCATGAGGAGACAGAGATTTTCACTGTTGCGGCACTCGGTGCAGACCGGGTAGTCTGGGAAAACCGGCAGGGTGCCGTGAAGGAGCGATGCAAGAGTAGCCAGTACCTCGGTTTTTTCCGGAGGGCAGCCGACAATTGTAAAATCCACTGTGACGAAGCGATGCAGTGGGCCAGGAGCAAAGGTCAAGAGGGAGTGCGCTGAATCTCCATAGACGGCCGCAGCAAGCTCCTTGCGGGACTGATCATTCTTCATGGCCGCGATCCCTCCCCACCTGGCGCAGGTACCAACGCCAATAAGCAAGCGGCTCCGATTTCTCAGGCTCAACAGGATCTCCAGGTCTTCTGGTGTAGAGACTGCCCCTTCGACAAATGCAGCATCAAGGGGTGAGCACTCATCTCCCCCGGACATGCCCAGGGAAAAATGGACGATACTAAATTTCTCGGCAACCTGGGGCAGCTCATCCTCGCAATTAAGCAAGGTAAGCTGGCAGCCTGAACAAGCCGTAAGACCGGCAAAGGCAATAGTCGGCCTCATATGGCCCCCTCGATGTCCTTGATCTCACTGTAGCGAAAGACGGGGCCGTCGATGCAGCAGAGCGATTGTCCGACTGCACAGTGCGCACAACGCCCGAGACCGCACTTCATTCTTCTCTCCAGGCTGAGCAGGATGCACTCGTCTCTAAAGCCCAACGACTCAAGCTCGCCGATAAGGCATCTATAAAGGGCTGGGGGACCACAGACGGCGGCATAACTCTTCTCTGCCATAATAGAGGTACCCCTCAGCAGATCCGGTAGTAGCCCGATGTTGCAGAGCAGCTTGCCGGCCTCATCTTCAGTGGCAAAATCAACTGTTAGCATGAGCTTCACATTTTTCTGGCAGGAAACTTCCTGCAGGTCTTCACGCAAAAGGAGGGCGGAGGGCTCCTTGGCGCCGTACATGAAGGTGATTGCGCCGAAGCTTTCCCGTCGTTCGACCAGATAGCGGAGCAGCGAGTGCAACGGCACTATGCCGAGACCGCCAGCCAGCAGGTACAGGTTATGTCCCTTCATTTCATGCACAGGAAAACCGTTGCCGAAGGGCCCGCGTACATAGACGAGGTCCCCCTCTTGCAGTGAATGGAGCTTAGATGTCACGTGGCCTGCTTGCCTGATGCAGAGCTCAAGGAGCCCATCTGATCCGGGACCATTAACAGGTGAGAACGGGGCTTCTCCAACCCCGGCTGCCGATACCTGCAAGAATTGGCCGGGGATGAAACTGAATCCACGGCAGGTTTCATTGTTGACAAATTGAAGCCGAAACAATTTGATGTCCGATGTCAAGGACTTCAAGCCGATGATCTTTGCTGGCGCAGGTATGTGAATCATAGGGTTTTCGGTCATTGATGCTCCACTAGTTCCTTTGCTCACAGAACAGCTCCAGAAGATCGATTCTGACCGGACACACCTCCCGGCACCGGCCGCAACCGACACAGGAGATGACGCCTCGGAGCGGGCCGAATCCATAATACTTGTGCAAAAAACGATAGCGGAACCGCTCCTGTCTTGTTTTTCTGAAATTTATTCCTCCGGTGACCTCACCATGGGCTTTGAAAAGACAGTTGTCCCACTCCTGGATACGTGTTGCCGTCTGTCCATCAAGGGCTCCATACTCTCGCACGTCCAGGCAGTAACAGGTCGGGCAGCAAAGGGAACAGGCGCCGCAGGAAAGACAACGTCTGGCGAAGTCATCCCAGAGGGGACTGTCATCAAAAGTCTCGTGCCTTTGCACTGCGCGGTCTATGTGTGCGGCCGTTTCTGCCGCTACTGCCGTTTTTCTCACTAGCCCGGTGATTTCTGTCAGATTGGTAAGTTCCGCAATAATCTCTGCCCCCAATTGGCTCCCTTGGAGGACAATAAAGCCACCTTCCCCTTTGGCCAGGAATAGGTCGTATGGCACCGATGATGACTCAATTCCCAGTTCGCCGCAGAAGCAAAATTCATCGGGCTTGCAGGAAATACCGACTAGCACAAGACGATTACGTCTGCTTTGATAGATCGGGTCAGGACGGTCTTCCAGAAAAACGCGGTCAAGGTAGGCGATGGAGGCCAAATCGCAGGCATGGAGACCGAAAAGTACAGTTCTTTCATTAGGTGGGGTTGCCTGAGTATAGCCGCTACCAGATTCAAACTGCAGTATTGTTGTTTTTGGAGGGAGAAGGTATTTTTTAGGGGGGAGGAGAGTGCGATGGTAATCCAGGTTCAGGTCGAAAATAGAAGAAACAGGATTGAAAGATAATACCCCTTGGCGGTTGATGGTTGGACCATGAAGGGTACCAATCTGCATCAGGTCGGATAAAAAATCTTCCAGTGACTCACTTGCCAGAAATTTATCTGCCACACGACCTCCGCGTTACCTTTGCAATTCTAACGCTAATTCGGTGGCAGACAACTTTTTTATGGGATGGGAAAACTATCGGCGAGCTTCGTCGTACAGTGAGTCGGCCTGTTTTTCATCTACCTTTATGCCTTGCTTGTCCAGAAGCTGCCCGGTTGTCAGCCAAAGTCTGGTGATGGAGTTGTTGTAATCCACCAGTGCACGAATCTGGTTATTTTGAGCTGTTACCAAATCATTTTCAACGTCGAGCACATCCTTGGTCGTGGCGAGTCCTGCCTGGTTCTTCTTGATGAAGGCGTTTAGTCGTTCTTCAGCGAAAGCTCGGCCCCGGTCGGTAACTTCCAGCTGTTTGAAGCTAGCCCTGAGCCCCCTTATGGCCGTCCGTACCTCGTTGGCAATATTGGTTTCGATTGCTTTCAGCTGGGTTCGCGTCTGCTCCAGTGCCAGCTTGTTTTGAATATATTCATTCTCCGCCGCGCGGTTGCCGAGGGGATAGGACAACTGCAGACCAAGCCCCCATACCGGATAATCGGCGGAGCCGATATTACTGATGCCGTTGGAATAGCTTCTATCGAGGCTCGTCAGGGAGACACTGGTTCTAAAGGTCAGATCTGGGAGGGTGCGATTCCTCAGGGCTCGTGTCTGCAGTTCCCTGCTTTTCAGGTTGGCCCGCTGGGTCTGTAATTCCGGGCGTGTGGCAAAGGCCAAGGTCAGTGCCTCGTCTTCCTCTACGGTAAGCTCCTGTTTTGTGGGAGTGTCGGTGGGTATGATTTCCTGGTTCCCTTGCAACTGCAACAGCACGCGAATAAGGTCCATCTCATCATTCAGGGCCCGTTGTGCATCGATGATATCTTTTTCCCTGGTGGCAACTCCAAACTCCGCGTTGAGTATCTCCATGGCCGGCAGTACCCCTGCTTTAACCCTTCCCTGGGTATCTGACAGGATCCTCTGGGCCAGAGTAAGGGATACCTTTTTTACTTCCAGGTCTTGCCTCAGGCTGTAAAGCTTGAAGTACTCGTTCAGTACCTGGGAAACGGTGTTATTGAGCCTCGTCCTGAACGTTTCCAGTGAGCCTTCCTTGGCAAATCTGGCGACATTGATGGCCAGCTCTGTGTTCTCTCTGCCGAAGTTCTTCAAAAGCGGCTGGTTCAGTGAAAGGACAAGGTCCGATTGGTAGTAGTTGGTGAGAGTCCTGGTGGCATCAAAATTGTTGTTGTACCAGATGTTATTGAAGCCAATTGCCACTGTGCCCCCTGTGGGGATAAGCTGACTGACTCCGG
This region of Geotalea daltonii FRC-32 genomic DNA includes:
- a CDS encoding Ni/Fe hydrogenase subunit alpha, giving the protein MSNIIEIKPLTRVEGHGVVRVFMDGSHVDRVELALVEPPRLFEVLLRGKHFREIPDIICRICSLCSTIHRVTALMAVEKAFGIIVSSETYLYRQLIVLGGHIQSHALHLFCLALPDHFNAAGFADLAKLAPDLLKLGLRIKAVGNDIQETIGGRLIHPINVKIGGMGQHIASNDLLRLQQSLKSILSDTIRTVELFSSFATPGPPLPPPVYLAVKDENAPPLFGDMLTTSTGIAVKGSDYRSALKESVNDHSNGKFSHFDDTNIAVGALSRLNMNIRLTEAAGKAFDQAKKKLVNGDMWQNNLAQAIELVFAVESAMEIIDSLLQTGHGHSATDGILSPKGEGTAITEAPRGVLIHSYSFNSRGYCVGADIITPTAINQAAIEQDLLFLARATEGAGEQEMKFKLEMLVRAYDPCISCAVHLISL
- a CDS encoding NADH-quinone oxidoreductase subunit B family protein, which codes for MRPTIAFAGLTACSGCQLTLLNCEDELPQVAEKFSIVHFSLGMSGGDECSPLDAAFVEGAVSTPEDLEILLSLRNRSRLLIGVGTCARWGGIAAMKNDQSRKELAAAVYGDSAHSLLTFAPGPLHRFVTVDFTIVGCPPEKTEVLATLASLLHGTLPVFPDYPVCTECRNSENLCLLMEKDELCLGPLIQSGCNARCPAVSIACEGCRGPVVEANVAAELALLLEKDFSKEEIMSRMRRFYPEWNNE
- a CDS encoding FAD/NAD(P)-binding protein, with translation MTENPMIHIPAPAKIIGLKSLTSDIKLFRLQFVNNETCRGFSFIPGQFLQVSAAGVGEAPFSPVNGPGSDGLLELCIRQAGHVTSKLHSLQEGDLVYVRGPFGNGFPVHEMKGHNLYLLAGGLGIVPLHSLLRYLVERRESFGAITFMYGAKEPSALLLREDLQEVSCQKNVKLMLTVDFATEDEAGKLLCNIGLLPDLLRGTSIMAEKSYAAVCGPPALYRCLIGELESLGFRDECILLSLERRMKCGLGRCAHCAVGQSLCCIDGPVFRYSEIKDIEGAI
- a CDS encoding 4Fe-4S dicluster domain-containing protein is translated as MADKFLASESLEDFLSDLMQIGTLHGPTINRQGVLSFNPVSSIFDLNLDYHRTLLPPKKYLLPPKTTILQFESGSGYTQATPPNERTVLFGLHACDLASIAYLDRVFLEDRPDPIYQSRRNRLVLVGISCKPDEFCFCGELGIESSSVPYDLFLAKGEGGFIVLQGSQLGAEIIAELTNLTEITGLVRKTAVAAETAAHIDRAVQRHETFDDSPLWDDFARRCLSCGACSLCCPTCYCLDVREYGALDGQTATRIQEWDNCLFKAHGEVTGGINFRKTRQERFRYRFLHKYYGFGPLRGVISCVGCGRCREVCPVRIDLLELFCEQRN
- a CDS encoding TolC family protein, whose amino-acid sequence is MRPQIKISLTILFSFYLGAAAGMASAEEGALSLSMKDAIKRAAENNLDVKIELYNPAIAEADIRRNAGIYDTLLNALVNYNNSTTTPSNIVITGTDITKQQSFEFNAGVSQLIPTGGTVAIGFNNIWYNNNFDATRTLTNYYQSDLVLSLNQPLLKNFGRENTELAINVARFAKEGSLETFRTRLNNTVSQVLNEYFKLYSLRQDLEVKKVSLTLAQRILSDTQGRVKAGVLPAMEILNAEFGVATREKDIIDAQRALNDEMDLIRVLLQLQGNQEIIPTDTPTKQELTVEEDEALTLAFATRPELQTQRANLKSRELQTRALRNRTLPDLTFRTSVSLTSLDRSYSNGISNIGSADYPVWGLGLQLSYPLGNRAAENEYIQNKLALEQTRTQLKAIETNIANEVRTAIRGLRASFKQLEVTDRGRAFAEERLNAFIKKNQAGLATTKDVLDVENDLVTAQNNQIRALVDYNNSITRLWLTTGQLLDKQGIKVDEKQADSLYDEARR